GCATCACCGCGGGGAACTGCGGCCGGGGCAGTCCACCCACGCAGCCAACGAGGAGGGGAGGCCCGGGGaggccgccgccaccgtcgccgccggaggaggaggctgCCACAGCCGACCCTGATCTGGCGTGAGGGGAGGGGCGAGGGCGAGAGGAGAAAGGAcagcccgccgccgccatctcagggcccggcgcggcttcgccggccggccctccggcgccggcgaCGCGAGGCGAGCGAAGGGCGGGTGACAGGACGCCGACGGCTAGGGTTCCCCTCGAGTCGCCCGGCTCAGGCGACGCGGGGGTTGGGGAGAAGGGTCGACAAATTTACTACTACGCCGAGCAAATCGAAGTGGGGGACTACATAATTCTTATTAGTAGAGCTATTTTTTTTTCAGAGTAAGGAGTCTTCCCCTTTTTCGATTTTTTTTCCACCAAACTGATAACACATTGATATGAGCTAGTGTGATCTCATCCTCACATGCTTGTTTGCGCATCCACCCCTTTGTACCAACAATATTCATCTTCATCACCTACATCCTAGACTATATGATTCAACCACGGTTTTGCCGACCGCACTCTAGCAGTTTGATTATCTATCATACATGACAAAGACAAATATATACATGTAAGAACCAAGTGTTTGATCGGGGGAATCAACCGGAATCAAGTGGAATTTTTCTAGAACATTGGGATAAGATGAAAATGTGTTTTGGTTGGTGAACATATTTTGTTTATATTGAGATTTATATTCCTCTTGATCAAGAAAACGGAAAATGAATATCAACCAAGCATGGAATCAGTTCTTTTGCCGGCTTCGAAGTTATCAGCTGGTTCCACTATTAGCCAAATGTTCCATTCAATCGGACGAGTTCCTTCCGTTCTACGTTACCACATTCCGTGACCCGAGCATTCGGTGAACCGAAGTTCCATAGCTTCTAAAACCGATCCATTCCACTCTACCACTCGGTTCCCTCGAGGCCTCGACGAAACACCACCTAAGTGTCCATGTTCCAAGGCATATACGCGAATCCATCGACATGCTACTCCACTAGCAGATACCACATTCTCATCTCCTTGGGACTCAAAGTATGCACATACATGTGCCTTCATGCAACCTCTTTTAAGGAAACATGTGAGTACAAATTGGCAGGTGCGTCAAAATGACCATAACAATCCACCCCAtaccgatgctagagccagcagtACGAGTGAAGAGTGTACTACCATACCATACCATGCATGACCGAAGGAGGACAGCCCCCAAAAAGAGCCTACCCCGCAAACGTCCACCGCACCCTTCCACTGCTGTGTCCAGGTGCGGGGCAACAGCTGGCGGCCGATCGATCCCGCCCTATATTTCCTCGGCTCCAGGATATTTTGCGCAACGgccttccctccctccccctccctccggGCGCGCGCACACGTGGGCGCCCCGCACGGGCGGCCGAGGCGGTGGCCACGGGCTCCCCTCGCCGCAGACGATCTAGGGCCTGTGGCCGCCATCGCGCCGCACACGTACCCCGCGTGGCCCCGGCCCCACCTTCCCCGGGCCGGGACGCGACGGGGCGCTGCGGCTCGctcgcctcccctcctcccctttAAATCGGGGGCGCCCGGTAGCTCCACTTGTTATCCCACGGTTCTGTTCCGCCACTTCCACCCACCCACCTtgacctcgcctcgcctcgcccacCCGTTTTTTTCCTTCGCCCTGCCCGTCTCGATccggagcgagcgagcgagcgcccGCGGGTCGCCACGCCCCGGCGGAGCGGAGAATGGGCCGGGGAGGCATCGGAGGCGCCGTCGCGGCGGCCGACCTCGAGAACAGCGACTCCACCCGCGGCTTCGTCAGGGACGTCAAGCGCATCGTCGTCAAGGTGGGTGGCCGCGATACGACACGAATATGCTCCCATGCATGCATGGCGagctttttcctcctcctcctcccatcccGATACGAAACTaatgccgccgccgtcgccgccgttttaTTGGGCCTGTTCGCTGCCGTTCCTTTTGTTTCccctcctcttcttctccggcgtgATCCTGGACCGAGTGCGGCGGGCACGGGTGATCGGAGAAAGCGCCGAGGCTGGCACGGGCGAAAAGGCTCCGATCTGGTGACGTCAGCGGGCTGATTCCGTAAAGTATCTGTTCAACGGAGGCGGCGAAAATTTGTTTCGATTCGCTGCGCCTCCTGTTATTATGGCGTAATAATAAAAATCACGTGCTGGGTTCTAGATTGTCCCAGATTCGTGAAACTAAATTGCAAAGTATATTTTCTAATTTAGTTGGAAAGTATTTGGTGTTTTGTGATTAGAGAAAGTACTTTGTGGGAGTAATTGTTTTACTTTGTCGCTAAGTAAATCGGCGTTCGTTCGTCGGGTCCATCTAATGATTTTCTCGTGCATCCAGGTCGGCACCGCTGTTGTCACCGGGCAGAATGGCCGGCTGGCCATGGGCAGGCTCGGAGCTCTCTGCGAGCAGGTAACTGAATTTTCCGACATGTCATGTGCTCTGGCCAAGGAGCTTGTGCTAATATACGGTAGTACTAGCCGGTAAATTGTTTTATTGACCGATACTAACCGGTAAATATGTGGAAATGTTTCAGGTGAAGGAGCTTAATTTCCAGGGGTATGAGGTGATTCTGGTCACCTCTGGCGCCGTTGGCGTCGGCAGGCAGAGGCTCAAGTACCGGAAGCTTATCAACAGCAGGTTGCAGAGAGTTTTTCTCACAGCAGTTTGCTGACGGTCATTGCCTCTGGTTATTGTCACTGCTTGCTGATAATTCTCCTTGCTTGCAGTTTCGCCGATCTGCAGAACCCACAGTTGGACCTGGATGGGAAGGCCTGCGCTGCCGTCGGCCAGAGTGGCCTAATGGCTATCTACGATACGCTGTTTAGCCAAGTGGGTTCTGCTAACTGCTGTTCTTTCTTTTGTTGTTGATGAGGTTAACATATGTTTCTGACATCAAACTTACCTTACTGCAGCTTGATGTGACATCGTCTCAGCTTCTTGTTACGGATCGTGATTTCCGGGATCCAAGTTTTGGGCACCAGCTTCGTGAGACTGTTGTCTCCCTGTTAGATCTTAAGGTGATACCGGTGTTCAACGAGAACGATGCTATCAGTACGAGGAGAGCGCCATATGAGGTGTGATTTCTCTCAAGAACAATTGCCATGCACACCCAAGCTTCAGAGTTTCGTGTTTCTCTAATGTGATCTCTGCAGTAGGAGCTTAATTGACAATTGTCCGTAGTTTAGTCCTTCATTTAGCTTTTCCTCTGCAGGCACCTCTGTTATTATTTTGTAGAACAAGCAACCTATGCTATTTTGCTCTCTGTCTGTCTTGCTGCTTTATCTTTCATTATGCTGTAACAGAATATGCAGTGCCCTTTTAAGTTTCAGTGATCGATGTTTATCACTCCAGGCTTTAAACAAAATGATGGCTATGCATCAACTTTATGGATTCCCACTAGCAATGACAACTGGGCCGTCTTTAGCGTTTCCTGTTCACTGGTTATAACATTTGACTTCATGTGCAGGATTCATCTGGTATATTCTGGGATAACGACAGTTTGGCGACGCTGTTGGCAAAAGAACTGGATGCTGATCTACTTATCATGCTTAGTGATGTGGAGGGACTCTATAGTGGTCCACCGAGTGATCCTCAATCAAAGATTATCCACACCTACATCAATGAAAAACACGGGAAGCTAATTAATTTTGGGGAGAAGTCTCGTGTGGGAAGAGGTGGAATGCAAGCTAAGGTGGCAGCTGCTGTTACTGCTGCATCAAAGGGCGTACCTGCTGTAATTGCAAGGTGAGGCAActtttctcccttgttattataGCATGGTTTAACCATATGATAGCTACTAAATGTTCCCATTAGGTTAACATACTGCAAGCCACTATGGTTGGACAAACTGCCAGCTAGTATATTTGAGCAATCCATGGTTGCATATTAAACTATCGCTATTATAATTTGGCATTTCGTAAATCAGTGTGCAAGTATTTACAGATACTAGAGATCTAATGCATGCAATTTTTCCTTATATAATCCACTGGAGTCTGTTACCCGCTTGTGTTGAtatttagtttaatttccttgagtATCCCAGAGAACTGGGCGCCAACCAGTTGGCTAGCTAGAGCAGGCTCAAATGCTCACAGCCCGCCGACCCGCGTTCGAGGCTTGGTGCTCGCCTAGTCGCCTTTCTTCCTGAAACATGCCACCAAAGGCTACTCCTGGTTGGCCAAGTATTTTAAAGTAGTATATCAAATTTCACATCTTCAAAACGCTACCAGACACATTTAGTGTTTGATTACTTCACTGAGGATTTAGGGAGGCCTATGCTTTCACTTCGGCATGTAGTCAAGCTTGTGCTGCGTTTTAGCTGCAACTGCCAGCTGTAGCCTTGTACTATTGTACAAAACTGAGTTTATGTCATCCTGTAATATAATGATTTCCGCCTTCTAACCTTTTTGTTCCTATATCCATTCAGTGGATTTGTAACAGATAGCATTATTAAGATTATGCGAGGAGAGAAAATTGGTACACTTTTCCATAATGAAGCAAATGTCTGGGATTGTTCGAAGGAGGTGACAACCCGTGAGATGGCAGTTGCTGCAAAAGATTGCTCACGGCATCTCCAGGTACCTttttctctttctctagaaagaagcCTCCGTTGGAGGTATCCTAAGATATCCCTTCATTTCTTATGGAGCAATAGCTATTAATGGAAAGTTTGAGCTGTCTCTGTATTTTGGTTTTCGAGCTGCCATTGCTAATTTTTTTTCTGTTGCATATTGCCTCCCAAACAGAATTTGTCATCGGAGGAGCGTAAGAAGATTTTGCTAGATATTGCCGGTGCTCTGGATGCAAACGTGGATTTAATTATATCCGAGAATGAAGCTGATCTAGCTGCGGCACAAGATTCAGGTTACGAGAAATCCTTGGTTGCTAGGATGACCCTGAAGGCAGGAAAGGTGGGTTTAAATTTCACAGCAGTATCCGTTCATCTATTTGATTATGTTTGGTCATAGCATATGTTCTCATTATATATTTGTAGATAACAAGCCTTGCTGAATCGATTCGTGCAATTGCGGACATGGAGGACCCTATCTCACATACACTGAAAAAAACAGAGGTGAAAACCACCGAACCACATTTCTAAATTTGGAGGATATTTTATGATTATGGCATACTAAGATTTAAATTATAATTTCCTCATGTATTTAACCCATCAAGGACTTATTTGTAGGTTGCTAAGGATTTAGTTTTCGAGAAGATGTACTGCCCATTAGGTGTTCTCCTAATTATTTTTGAGTCTCGTCCTGATGCCCTGGTCCAGGTAAAGATTTTGGGAAGTACAAATTATAAAACTTACCTGGAACATCAACTGTTATTTATTATCAGCATATTATTGTACAGATTGCAGCTCTAGCAATCCGAAGTGGAAACGGCCTTCTTCTGAAAGGAGGAAAAGAAGCTATGAGATCAAACACAATATTACATAAGGTATGATCCATTTAGTTAGCTGATTGTGTTTGGAGTAATGCATCATCTTTATTTAGCTTAATTACAGTCCTGACATATCAATTTATCGTTTTTTATTAGGTCATAACCAGCGTGATTCCAGATGTTGTTGGCAAAAAGCTTATTGGCCTTGTGAAAAGCAAAGATGAAATTGCTGATCTTCTAAAGGTGAGCATTGTCATTTGATTCTTCGATTGATGAGAAGTTGATTACATAAACATGTCTAAACTGATTGCATACTATGCAGCTTGACGATGTGATTGATCTTGTTATTCCAAGAGGCAGTAACAGGCTTGTTTCTCAAATCAAAGCACAAACCAAGATTCCCGTTCTTGGTCATGCTGGTAAGCCATTTTTCCTCACTGAATTCTTGTAATTCAGCTTATTTTTTAAAATAGGATATTATGTCACAGAAATTAAGTAGGTTACATTTTCTGTGAAATTTGAATGTATGACGAACTAAATTGTTTTCATTCTTCTACAGATGGTATCTGCCATGTTTATATTGATAAATCAGCTGACATGGACATGGCAAAACGTATCGTATTGGATGCAAAGGTTGATTATCCTGCAGCGTGTAATGCTATGGTACGTCTCTGAGTTTGATATTTGTATATGGTTTTTAATATTTTCCACCATACCAGATTTCTTAGAGGTTGTGTATATCATTGTAACACAACACTGATTCTACTTTCAACTAAAtattttttttgtaatatatgatgcACTATTTCCGGCATGAATAACTACATAAATAGACTAAGTATTATGTATATCATTGTGCAGGAAACACTACTTGTTCATAAAGATCTGAACAAGACAGAGGGTCTTGATGATTTATTGATGGAACTTGCGAAAGAAGGTACCAGCTCACACCCTTGAAGTCAAATATGTGAACAATAATAAGTAATTCTGTAGTTACGTTTAAACAATAAGTCTAGCAAACTTAGTCACAAGTACTAATCTGTATGAGGTTCTAGACACCGTGAATTGAAATATGAACTTGATGCTAATGAACATTTGATGGGCATGATTAGTTTATCATAATATTATAATTGTTTTACAATGATCATTGTTTTAATTTATAAGGTGATGTAATATTGCAGGAGTTGTTATTTATGGTGGGCCTGTCGCACATGACACACTGAAAGTACCAAAGGTAGATTCATTTCATCATGAGTATAGCTCAATGGCATGCACCCTCGAATTTGTTGATGATGTGCAGTCAGCGATTGACCATATCAATTGTTATGGAAGGTATGCAGGTTTCCATTTAAACATACTCTCGATGTTTTTCTTCTGTTACACTAAATTTGATTGTCTTAAATATTTTGTTTCAGTGCACACACAGATTGTATTATCACAACTGATAAGAAGTCAGCAGATACTTTTCTACAACAAGTTGACAGGTATTTAGTTAACTTCATTTCTACGGTTATTGTGGTTGCTAATTATGGTATTGTTAGCTTTGTTTGATGATTTATTTGATATAAGATCATGCTGCAAGTATCGAAATAACATTTCGTCTAAACTGTGACAGTGCTGCTGTGTTCCATAATGCAAGCACAAGGTTCTGTGATGGGACTCGCTTCGGTCTAGGTGCAGAGGTATTGCCGTTTGACTCGCTTGGGCCTAATATGTGTTGTCAAATGTTATTCAAGATTCGATTGGCTCTGATGCAATCACCTTTCAATTCTATCTTTCTGAATATTTTTTTAACTGTATTTCTGAACATTTTCAAATGTCTTGAATAGGTTGGCATAAGTACAGGGCGCATACATGCTCGTGGACCTGTTGGCGTCGACGGTCTTTTAACCACTCGGTGGTAGGTCTTTATGCCAGTTGTTTTTCTGCAATTCTTCAGCAAATAATAGAACTGTACTTTCATATGAGGAAGTGTTCTGCGTGCACCATCTTCCCCTATAGTTTCTTCAGTTTACGCAAGATACTTCCTGGTTCTAAAGCATTAGTACCTTTACTTAATATGTATGCATTGCTCTCCTCATTATATAGCATTCTGCGAGGGAGTGGACAAGTAGTGAACGGCGACAAGGGAGTTGTGTACACCCACAAGGATCTTCCTTTGCAATGAGGGTAAGACACGGTTTACGTTGCTTCGCTTCGATAGAATGCTTACTCACTGGAGTATTTTACTGACCTTCAGCTCCTATGTTTGCAGGTAGAGGATTCCTGCTGTAGAGCAATTTTTGTAGAAGAATCCTCTTCAAAGCCCCCCTTCTCTCTGTGCGAGGAATGAAGGAAGACAAGAGAGCATTGTTGTTACTATGTTTGCAGGTAGAGGATTCCTGCTGTAGAGCAATTTTTGTAGAAGAATCCTCTTCAAAGCCCCCCTTCTCTCTGTGCGAGGAATGAAGGAAGACAAGAGAGCATTGTTGTTACTATGTCGCTATCTAGTTCCGTGATTGTTCGTGTACAATGATTTATCCATACAATGTCGTAGTTATGGCACTAGTTGTTGTAACTGTAGAATTGCATCGGTACATCTATGCTACATATATGAAGTAGCtgtactgtttctgatgaagtctcAAATCCGTTGTCATGTTGTCTTTCTATGGCAAAGAGCACCTGAAATGAATGTAATCGGCATACAGTCTtcttgaaatggcgcttgacatcaagGGGCAGTGGCTGTAGAACCGCTGGCCTCGCAGCTTGCAAGCTGAGACATCTGTTCGAATCCTCTTGTTACAAACAAACGTGTGGATGCAGGGGTGAACAGAACTAGCACCAGCTATGTCTTTGGCACCAGGCGGGTGAACTGTCACGAACTGTGCCTGAGGCTATGTGAATTAGGCTGAACTGAAACAGGTCCTTGAAACGGACAGCTTTGCAGCCGTAGACGGCCAACACAAATAGTTTCACATAGCCTGGCCTCTGTGAGCATAGAACCATTTGCAAATCAACTCCTAGTAAGTAAAATGCAGTCTCAAGAATTCTCAGAATGCAACAAGTAAAATGCAGTCTCAAGAATTCTCAGAATGCAACAAGCCAACAACCATTTATCAGAAATCTCAGCAGATCTCAACAGATCGTCATGACTTCAGGAATGCAACGAAAACTCATTTATGCGTCAAATCAAAGAACCATAAACCACTGATCATAAACCATT
The Triticum dicoccoides isolate Atlit2015 ecotype Zavitan chromosome 3A, WEW_v2.0, whole genome shotgun sequence genome window above contains:
- the LOC119269583 gene encoding delta-1-pyrroline-5-carboxylate synthase 2-like, which produces MGRGGIGGAVAAADLENSDSTRGFVRDVKRIVVKVGTAVVTGQNGRLAMGRLGALCEQVKELNFQGYEVILVTSGAVGVGRQRLKYRKLINSSFADLQNPQLDLDGKACAAVGQSGLMAIYDTLFSQLDVTSSQLLVTDRDFRDPSFGHQLRETVVSLLDLKVIPVFNENDAISTRRAPYEDSSGIFWDNDSLATLLAKELDADLLIMLSDVEGLYSGPPSDPQSKIIHTYINEKHGKLINFGEKSRVGRGGMQAKVAAAVTAASKGVPAVIASGFVTDSIIKIMRGEKIGTLFHNEANVWDCSKEVTTREMAVAAKDCSRHLQNLSSEERKKILLDIAGALDANVDLIISENEADLAAAQDSGYEKSLVARMTLKAGKITSLAESIRAIADMEDPISHTLKKTEVAKDLVFEKMYCPLGVLLIIFESRPDALVQIAALAIRSGNGLLLKGGKEAMRSNTILHKVITSVIPDVVGKKLIGLVKSKDEIADLLKLDDVIDLVIPRGSNRLVSQIKAQTKIPVLGHADGICHVYIDKSADMDMAKRIVLDAKVDYPAACNAMETLLVHKDLNKTEGLDDLLMELAKEGVVIYGGPVAHDTLKVPKVDSFHHEYSSMACTLEFVDDVQSAIDHINCYGSAHTDCIITTDKKSADTFLQQVDSAAVFHNASTRFCDGTRFGLGAEVGISTGRIHARGPVGVDGLLTTRCILRGSGQVVNGDKGVVYTHKDLPLQ